One Fulvia fulva chromosome 8, complete sequence DNA window includes the following coding sequences:
- a CDS encoding Transcription initiation factor TFIID subunit 10, translating into MADTNDPTSSSSTLEATTNSEHNTQQHSHTQSADNTSTQPQQSSNEDPALDTQLDRDLDAEINPTTNTNTDSMMMDGIDATRSSIAPAAGGEPNGLPNIPAVAEPRIPQKKDTSLREFLGKMDDYAPLIPDAVSDYYFTLAGLPPPPETDRRLARLLALSTQKFIADIAADAYQYSRIRSTNTTSNNPMTGLGGAAGFGMNLPQGSEGEGGGKGKKDAGKAAPLGGPRAGYGGGGGAGGQGRTVLTMEDLGMAVGEYGVNVKRGEFYR; encoded by the coding sequence TTCCTCGAGCACACTTGAGGCCACTACGAACTCCGAGCACAATACCCAGCAACACTCACACACACAATCCGCCGACAACACATCGACACAGCCTCAACAGTCGTCGAACGAAGATCCAGCCCTCGACACCCAGCTCGACCGCGACCTCGACGCCGAGATCAATCCGACCACCAACACCAACACCGACTCTATGATGATGGACGGCATCGATGCCACTCGGTCTTCCATAGCTCCAGCAGCTGGCGGAGAACCTAATGGTCTACCAAACATACCAGCAGTTGCAGAACCTCGGATACCTCAGAAGAAAGACACCTCCCTGCGTGAGTTCCTAGGCAAGATGGACGACTACGCACCCCTCATCCCGGACGCCGTCTCAGACTACTACTTCACTCTCGCTGGTCTTCCTCCCCCACCAGAGACCGATCGCCGCCTAGCGCGCCTCCTCGCCCTTTCAACCCAGAAGTTCATCGCAGACATTGCAGCAGATGCGTATCAGTACAGCAGGATACGGAGCACCAACACCACAAGTAACAACCCCATGACTGGTCTTGGTGGCGCTGCAGGCTTTGGTATGAACCTGCCTCAAGGCAGTGAAGGTGAGGGTGGCGGCAAGGGAAAGAAGGACGCAGGCAAGGCAGCTCCACTGGGTGGACCGCGAGCTGGATATGGTGGAGGTGGAGGTGCTGGTGGTCAGGGCAGAACGGTGCTGACTATGGAGGATCTTGGCATGGCCGTCGGCGAGTACGGCGTGAACGTGAAGAGAGGCGAGTTCTACAGATGA